One window from the genome of Haloprofundus halobius encodes:
- a CDS encoding ABC transporter ATP-binding protein, with amino-acid sequence MGTAVDDDDPFEAQREKTDNPMRRLFGEYGRQNTTQFVVGLLASVVARLLDLLPPVVLGIAIDAVFGDKEYAQAVADTVPLSAAAVAGVIPTTQTGQFYFSVGLIAFGFFGGAIFHWTRNWGWNSFAQNIQHAIRTDTYDKMQRLNMDFFADKQTGEMMSILSNDVNRLERFLNDGMNSFFRLSVMVVAIAAILFSMNWQLALIALLPVPLIALFTWKFVNIIQPKYADVRSSVGTLNSRLENNLGGIQVIKTSNTENYESDRVDDVSMDYFDANWDAIRTRIKFFPGLRVLAGIGFVITFFVGGLWVFAGPPGPFTEALSIGQFVTFIVLTQRFIWPMAQFGQIINMYQRARASSARIFGLMDEPSRIVEDPDADELVVDEGRVEYDDVTFGYDEDETIVEDVDFVVKGGETLALVGPTGAGKSTILKLLLRMYDVDEGRIEIDGQDLRDVTIPSLRQAIGYVSQETFMFYGTVRDNIAYGAFDATDEEIVEAAKAAEAHDFIENLTDGYDTEIGERGVKLSGGQRQRLSIARAILKDPEILVLDEATSDVDTETEMLIQRSLDRLTENRTTFAIAHRLSTIKDADRILVLEGGRVKERGTHEDLLANDDLYAHLWGVQAGEIDELPEEFVERASRRQARTEAQDD; translated from the coding sequence ATGGGAACGGCCGTGGACGACGACGACCCCTTCGAGGCGCAGCGAGAGAAGACGGACAACCCGATGCGCCGACTGTTCGGCGAGTACGGTCGGCAGAACACCACGCAGTTCGTCGTCGGGTTACTCGCGAGCGTCGTCGCCCGGTTGCTCGACCTCCTCCCGCCGGTAGTGCTCGGCATCGCTATCGACGCCGTCTTCGGCGACAAGGAGTACGCGCAGGCGGTCGCAGACACGGTTCCGCTGTCGGCCGCCGCCGTCGCAGGCGTGATTCCGACGACGCAGACCGGGCAGTTCTACTTCTCTGTCGGACTCATCGCCTTCGGCTTTTTCGGCGGCGCGATATTCCACTGGACGCGAAACTGGGGCTGGAACTCCTTCGCGCAGAACATCCAACACGCCATCCGCACCGACACCTACGACAAGATGCAGCGGCTGAACATGGACTTCTTCGCCGACAAGCAGACCGGCGAGATGATGTCCATCCTCTCGAACGACGTCAACCGCCTCGAACGGTTCCTCAACGACGGGATGAACTCCTTCTTCCGCCTATCGGTGATGGTCGTCGCCATCGCGGCCATCCTCTTTTCGATGAACTGGCAACTGGCGCTCATCGCGCTCCTCCCAGTACCGCTAATCGCGCTATTCACGTGGAAGTTCGTCAACATCATCCAGCCCAAATACGCTGACGTTCGGTCCTCGGTGGGGACGCTCAACTCCCGACTGGAGAACAATCTGGGCGGGATTCAGGTCATAAAGACCTCGAACACGGAGAACTACGAATCTGACCGCGTCGACGACGTGTCGATGGACTACTTCGACGCCAACTGGGACGCGATTCGCACGCGCATCAAGTTCTTCCCCGGTCTGCGCGTCCTCGCCGGTATCGGCTTCGTCATCACGTTCTTCGTCGGCGGTCTGTGGGTGTTCGCCGGCCCGCCGGGGCCGTTCACCGAGGCGCTCAGCATCGGCCAGTTCGTCACGTTCATCGTCCTCACCCAGCGGTTCATCTGGCCGATGGCACAGTTCGGACAAATTATCAATATGTACCAGCGCGCCCGCGCCTCCTCGGCGCGCATCTTCGGCCTCATGGACGAACCCTCGCGCATCGTCGAGGACCCCGACGCCGACGAACTCGTCGTCGACGAGGGTCGCGTCGAGTACGACGACGTCACCTTCGGCTACGACGAGGACGAGACCATCGTCGAAGACGTCGACTTCGTCGTCAAGGGCGGCGAGACGCTCGCGCTCGTCGGGCCGACGGGGGCAGGCAAGTCGACGATTTTGAAACTGCTCCTGCGGATGTACGACGTGGACGAGGGCCGAATCGAGATAGACGGTCAAGACCTCCGCGATGTGACGATCCCGAGCCTCCGACAGGCCATCGGCTACGTGAGCCAGGAGACGTTCATGTTCTACGGAACCGTCCGCGACAACATCGCCTACGGCGCGTTCGACGCCACGGATGAGGAGATCGTCGAAGCCGCGAAAGCCGCCGAGGCGCACGACTTCATCGAGAATCTCACGGACGGCTACGACACCGAAATCGGCGAACGCGGCGTGAAACTCTCCGGCGGCCAGCGCCAGCGGCTCTCCATCGCCCGCGCCATCCTCAAAGACCCCGAAATCCTCGTCCTCGACGAGGCGACCTCCGACGTCGACACCGAGACGGAGATGCTCATCCAGCGGAGCCTCGACAGACTCACCGAGAACCGGACGACGTTCGCCATCGCCCACCGTCTGTCGACCATCAAAGACGCCGACCGGATTCTCGTCCTCGAAGGCGGACGGGTCAAAGAGCGCGGCACCCACGAGGACCTGCTCGCCAACGACGACCTCTACGCGCACCTCTGGGGGGTGCAGGCCGGTGAGATAGACGAACTCCCCGAGGAGTTCGTCGAGCGCGCGTCCCGTCGTCAGGCGCGGACGGAAGCCCAAGACGACTGA
- a CDS encoding DUF192 domain-containing protein, whose amino-acid sequence MRSRALFVGLLVVSLTAVGGVFALDYVRSPPDPSEYNTTTVTAVDEANGTELATVDVRIADTYNKRYTGLSNTTSLDDGEGMLFIHDSEGEYSYVMRNMDFPLDIVFVDENGTITRIHHAPLDPADTSESQLTRYSGTGTYVLEVPMGYTNRTGVSEGDRLVIPNETADGNATAKRSISIRR is encoded by the coding sequence GTGCGCTCGCGAGCTCTCTTTGTCGGTCTTCTCGTCGTCTCCCTGACGGCCGTAGGCGGCGTCTTCGCCCTCGACTACGTCCGTAGTCCCCCCGACCCGAGCGAGTACAACACGACGACGGTTACTGCCGTCGACGAGGCGAACGGGACCGAACTCGCCACCGTCGACGTCCGAATCGCCGACACCTACAACAAACGCTACACCGGACTGAGCAACACCACGTCGCTCGACGACGGCGAGGGAATGCTGTTCATCCACGACAGCGAGGGCGAGTACTCCTACGTCATGCGGAACATGGACTTCCCGCTCGACATCGTCTTCGTCGACGAAAACGGGACCATCACGCGAATCCACCACGCGCCGCTGGATCCGGCCGATACGTCCGAGAGCCAACTGACGCGGTACTCCGGCACCGGAACGTACGTCCTCGAAGTCCCGATGGGCTACACCAACCGAACCGGCGTCTCGGAGGGCGACAGACTGGTGATTCCGAACGAAACCGCCGACGGAAACGCGACGGCGAAGCGGAGTATTTCGATTCGTAGGTAA
- a CDS encoding ArsR/SmtB family transcription factor has translation MSQQSSAPDENETPRTDRACCTAAHTLTESELASDVQLLSALGNDTRYEALRLIADSDGEVCVCELEPALGVSQSAISQALSRLYTTGLVSRRKEGRWRYYAATPRTETILNTLDETRGESSE, from the coding sequence ATGAGTCAGCAATCGTCTGCACCCGACGAGAACGAGACACCTAGAACGGACAGAGCGTGTTGTACTGCAGCACACACCCTGACCGAGTCAGAACTCGCCTCGGACGTCCAACTCCTCTCGGCACTCGGAAACGACACACGGTATGAAGCACTCAGACTCATCGCCGACAGCGATGGTGAGGTCTGCGTCTGTGAACTCGAGCCCGCACTCGGTGTCAGCCAGAGCGCCATCAGTCAAGCACTCTCGCGGTTGTACACTACTGGACTCGTCTCACGACGCAAAGAAGGCCGTTGGCGATACTATGCAGCCACCCCACGAACAGAGACTATTCTGAACACGCTTGATGAGACTCGAGGTGAGTCCAGTGAGTGA
- a CDS encoding arsenite methyltransferase: MSEQSQSFGTSSGLAPDEQRRAVRQRYARIASENSSCCGDSDSCCGDQSELNRQLGYSESDATTVAEGANLGLGCGNPNAIASLRPGETVLDLGSGAGFDCFLAAQEVDETGRVIGVDMTPEMIEKARANIEKNDATNVEFRLGEIEHLPVADGRVDVIISNCVVNLSPDKQQVFDEAYRVLQPGGRLAISDVVSTAELPDDVHADPESVASCVAGASPISELERMLSAVGFERIRIQSKEESEQFISEWDDEHDVSDYIVSATIEAVKPAQ, from the coding sequence GTGAGTGAACAGAGCCAATCGTTTGGAACTTCGTCTGGGTTAGCTCCCGACGAACAACGTCGTGCGGTACGACAACGATATGCCCGTATTGCGAGCGAAAATTCGAGTTGCTGTGGAGACTCTGACAGCTGTTGTGGCGACCAGAGCGAACTGAATCGCCAACTGGGGTACTCCGAGAGTGACGCGACTACTGTTGCCGAGGGCGCAAATCTGGGACTTGGCTGTGGGAATCCGAATGCGATCGCCTCTCTTCGACCCGGTGAAACCGTTCTTGACCTTGGATCCGGTGCTGGCTTCGATTGCTTCCTCGCAGCGCAGGAAGTCGACGAAACGGGACGTGTCATCGGTGTCGACATGACGCCAGAGATGATCGAGAAAGCCAGAGCCAACATCGAGAAGAACGACGCGACGAACGTCGAGTTCCGACTCGGCGAGATCGAACACTTACCCGTTGCTGACGGGAGAGTAGACGTCATTATCTCGAATTGCGTGGTGAACCTTTCGCCGGACAAACAGCAGGTGTTCGATGAAGCCTATCGCGTTCTTCAACCTGGAGGTCGACTCGCGATTTCTGACGTTGTGTCGACTGCTGAATTGCCAGACGATGTTCACGCTGACCCGGAGTCAGTCGCCTCCTGTGTCGCTGGCGCATCACCCATCTCCGAGCTCGAGCGGATGCTGTCTGCTGTAGGCTTCGAGCGGATCCGGATTCAGTCGAAAGAAGAGAGTGAGCAGTTCATCAGCGAGTGGGATGATGAACACGACGTCAGCGACTACATCGTCTCTGCGACGATTGAAGCGGTTAAACCGGCCCAGTAG
- a CDS encoding low molecular weight phosphatase family protein produces MSAETSIAFVCVQNAGRSQMAAAFAEREVEERDVGDRIRILTGGTQPADRVHDIVVQAMDEEGFNLAGNPPREITPDELENVDIVITMGCSADNICPMTWRGDARDWALDDPHRQDLESVREIRDETKRRVSALFDELGTP; encoded by the coding sequence ATGTCCGCCGAAACCAGTATCGCGTTCGTGTGCGTCCAAAATGCGGGTCGTTCACAGATGGCGGCGGCGTTCGCCGAACGTGAAGTTGAAGAACGCGATGTCGGCGACCGAATACGGATTCTGACCGGAGGAACCCAGCCTGCCGACCGTGTTCACGATATCGTGGTACAAGCGATGGACGAAGAAGGATTCAATCTCGCTGGTAATCCCCCACGCGAAATCACTCCCGATGAGTTAGAGAACGTCGATATCGTCATCACAATGGGCTGCTCTGCTGACAACATTTGTCCGATGACGTGGCGGGGCGACGCTCGCGATTGGGCGCTCGACGATCCACACAGACAAGACCTCGAATCGGTACGCGAAATCCGAGACGAAACCAAGCGACGAGTGAGTGCTCTGTTCGACGAGCTCGGTACTCCGTAA
- a CDS encoding MBL fold metallo-hydrolase: MTITSSWGEWWAREEINGTEVEDHVSLWYLGVAGWGIRSPETAIYIDPYFSTERDREYVARMSPVPMEPAWVDECDAVFCTHDHRDHFWPPSFGPLLEDGASVHAPAECYENFDVSEIEAEKRTVVEPGDSVEVGDLTIHVRGGYDPDANGTVTYVIEHETGRVFHGGDNRPCEAFEEIGEEFDIDIGMLSYGTNARKLNDEGEVVTRKLYNDPDEIVEATNALGIDRLVPEHWRRWRSIHADPGALEKAAATFEYPHVIEGIEVGDRLRLDRPGVVPPTRLSR, translated from the coding sequence ATGACGATCACGAGCAGCTGGGGCGAGTGGTGGGCGCGTGAGGAGATCAACGGCACGGAGGTCGAAGACCACGTCTCGCTGTGGTACCTCGGCGTCGCAGGCTGGGGAATCCGGTCGCCGGAGACGGCAATCTACATCGACCCGTACTTCAGCACGGAGCGGGACCGCGAGTACGTCGCACGGATGTCCCCGGTACCGATGGAGCCCGCCTGGGTCGACGAGTGCGACGCGGTCTTCTGCACGCACGACCACCGGGATCACTTCTGGCCGCCTTCCTTCGGGCCGCTGCTGGAGGACGGTGCGTCCGTGCACGCCCCGGCGGAGTGCTACGAGAACTTCGACGTGAGCGAGATCGAAGCGGAGAAGCGGACGGTCGTCGAGCCCGGTGACAGCGTCGAGGTCGGCGACCTCACGATCCACGTCCGCGGCGGCTACGATCCGGACGCGAACGGTACGGTGACGTACGTCATCGAGCACGAGACGGGGAGGGTCTTCCACGGCGGTGACAACCGTCCCTGCGAGGCGTTCGAGGAGATCGGCGAGGAGTTCGACATCGACATCGGGATGCTCTCCTACGGGACAAACGCCCGCAAACTGAACGACGAGGGGGAGGTCGTCACGCGGAAGCTCTACAACGATCCCGACGAAATCGTGGAGGCGACGAACGCGCTCGGGATCGATCGACTCGTCCCCGAGCACTGGCGGCGGTGGCGTTCCATCCACGCGGATCCGGGCGCTCTGGAGAAGGCGGCGGCGACGTTCGAGTACCCCCACGTGATCGAAGGGATCGAGGTCGGCGATCGGCTCCGCCTCGACCGGCCGGGCGTCGTCCCGCCGACACGTCTCAGCAGGTGA
- a CDS encoding GNAT family N-acetyltransferase, whose translation MDGSVIRTDLPGHEAELRKLLRAYFDEANEEGQEWFDDESFGAEPAEIVTADLDRLASAAISEPLFLAYHGDELAGSIQLKQLDETTAEVKRLYVKPSHRGEGVGRTLVETLLSEARVDGFRTLRLGVAPYHGNARSLYRELGFEFTPAYEETQAPTEIHDDWGFMERSLRE comes from the coding sequence ATGGACGGCTCGGTCATCCGAACGGATCTCCCGGGACACGAAGCGGAACTGCGGAAGCTGCTTCGTGCGTATTTCGACGAAGCGAACGAGGAGGGCCAAGAGTGGTTCGACGACGAGTCGTTCGGCGCGGAGCCGGCGGAGATAGTGACCGCCGACCTCGATAGACTCGCGTCGGCGGCGATTTCGGAACCGCTGTTTCTGGCGTATCACGGCGACGAACTGGCCGGCTCGATTCAGTTGAAACAGTTGGACGAGACGACGGCCGAGGTGAAGCGGCTCTACGTGAAGCCGTCGCACCGGGGCGAGGGAGTCGGACGGACGCTCGTCGAAACGCTGCTTTCAGAGGCGAGAGTTGACGGATTCAGGACGCTCCGATTGGGCGTCGCCCCCTATCACGGAAACGCGCGGTCGCTGTACCGAGAACTCGGCTTCGAGTTCACGCCCGCGTACGAGGAAACGCAAGCCCCGACCGAGATTCACGACGACTGGGGTTTCATGGAGCGGTCGCTCAGGGAGTGA
- a CDS encoding MATE family efflux transporter, translating into MTRLPNPIRGVILLIGLALARLGLVAPERVRRTTDLSWPRIVTGVARMSKNAVDVAMVGIAIGPAAIAGVGLASAYWGIAFALGGGFAAGTIALVSQRYGANAFEELGQAVRSSLLVVVAVTVPVMLAFVFFPAHLIDLISGDAAAIGFGAIYLQIVGFAVPFAGVNLIGSRIYIGLDDAWTPMLVRAGGAISNIVFSAVFIFGLDMGVAGAAFGTLLANVFVTVAFTVGLVNGRLPGAGDLPVAVDLTGSYVDWPTMRQIVEIGLPVVGRSMVWTVANFPMLAIVGMFGAPVLAAYVISRRIWGIMNTPGWGFGLASSSLVGQELGSGDERTAEAYGREIVRFSVATYVVAAALVAVFAEPIVLAFVSSRSDPSFSMAVTLVYVSCFAVIAQGVSGASAGPLDASGDTTWPFLSQALGMFAFSIPVAYLGATTSLAYWGLYLSFVAETTVPAVLNYYRFSTGKWKLVSRKFRPGSAVADD; encoded by the coding sequence GTGACCCGTCTTCCAAATCCGATTCGAGGAGTAATACTGCTCATCGGCCTCGCGCTGGCGCGACTCGGCCTCGTCGCACCCGAGCGCGTCCGCCGGACGACCGACCTCTCGTGGCCGCGCATCGTCACGGGCGTCGCGCGCATGTCGAAGAACGCCGTCGACGTGGCGATGGTCGGTATCGCCATCGGTCCCGCCGCGATCGCCGGCGTCGGTCTCGCCAGTGCCTACTGGGGCATCGCGTTCGCGCTCGGCGGCGGGTTCGCCGCCGGGACCATCGCACTCGTCTCGCAGCGTTACGGGGCGAACGCGTTCGAGGAACTCGGACAGGCCGTTCGCTCCAGCCTCCTCGTCGTCGTCGCGGTGACGGTCCCCGTGATGCTCGCGTTCGTCTTCTTCCCCGCCCACCTCATCGACCTCATCAGCGGCGACGCCGCCGCCATCGGCTTCGGGGCGATCTACCTCCAGATCGTCGGATTCGCGGTCCCCTTCGCGGGCGTCAACCTCATCGGCAGTCGCATCTACATCGGCCTCGACGACGCGTGGACACCGATGCTCGTCCGCGCCGGCGGCGCGATATCGAACATCGTCTTCAGCGCCGTGTTCATCTTCGGCCTCGACATGGGTGTCGCGGGTGCGGCGTTCGGCACGCTGCTGGCGAACGTCTTCGTCACCGTCGCCTTCACCGTCGGTCTCGTCAACGGCCGCCTCCCAGGCGCGGGCGACCTCCCCGTCGCTGTCGACCTGACCGGGTCGTACGTCGATTGGCCGACGATGCGGCAGATAGTCGAGATCGGCCTCCCCGTCGTCGGCCGCAGCATGGTGTGGACCGTCGCCAACTTCCCGATGCTCGCCATCGTCGGCATGTTCGGCGCGCCGGTGCTCGCCGCCTACGTCATCAGCCGCCGCATCTGGGGCATCATGAACACGCCCGGGTGGGGCTTCGGTCTCGCGTCGAGCAGTCTCGTGGGGCAGGAACTCGGGTCGGGCGACGAGCGGACCGCGGAGGCGTACGGCCGCGAAATCGTCCGCTTTTCGGTCGCGACGTACGTCGTCGCCGCGGCGCTCGTCGCGGTGTTCGCCGAACCCATCGTCCTCGCGTTCGTCAGTTCTCGGTCCGACCCCTCGTTTTCGATGGCCGTGACGCTCGTCTACGTCTCCTGTTTCGCGGTCATCGCCCAGGGCGTCAGCGGGGCGTCTGCGGGCCCGCTCGACGCCAGCGGCGACACGACGTGGCCGTTCCTCAGTCAGGCGCTCGGGATGTTCGCGTTCTCGATTCCGGTCGCCTACCTCGGCGCGACGACGTCGCTCGCCTACTGGGGGCTGTACCTCTCGTTCGTCGCGGAGACGACGGTGCCGGCGGTGCTCAACTACTACCGCTTCTCCACCGGGAAGTGGAAACTCGTGAGTCGGAAGTTCCGCCCCGGGTCGGCCGTCGCCGACGACTGA
- a CDS encoding NUDIX hydrolase, producing the protein MTDRIAPDVPRERQTIRLSEERLASFRAWAENGTALAAAARVRDSEDRIALVKNRWSRGWILPGGGVEPGERPVEAVRREVREETGLDASVGEVLVVVDQTYVSESGDTESRGAAFTAQYIVYAARADGEILPPERVDTTDDEIRAVQWFETLPDRLHDGELLKPYLY; encoded by the coding sequence ATGACCGACCGAATCGCCCCGGACGTGCCCCGCGAGCGACAGACGATACGGCTCTCCGAGGAGCGTCTGGCGTCGTTTCGAGCGTGGGCGGAGAACGGAACGGCGCTCGCCGCGGCGGCGCGTGTGCGCGACTCCGAGGACCGCATCGCGCTCGTGAAGAACCGGTGGTCTCGCGGGTGGATTCTCCCGGGCGGAGGGGTCGAACCCGGCGAGCGACCGGTCGAGGCCGTACGGCGCGAGGTGCGCGAGGAGACAGGGTTGGATGCGTCCGTTGGGGAGGTGCTCGTCGTCGTCGACCAAACGTACGTCTCCGAATCCGGAGACACGGAGTCCCGCGGTGCTGCGTTCACCGCACAGTACATCGTCTACGCGGCTCGCGCCGACGGCGAGATTCTACCCCCGGAACGGGTGGATACGACCGACGACGAGATACGCGCCGTGCAGTGGTTCGAGACACTCCCGGACCGCCTCCACGACGGCGAACTCCTCAAGCCGTACTTGTACTGA
- a CDS encoding cold-shock protein yields the protein MAKGTVDFFNDTGGYGFIKTEDADDDVFFHMEDVGGPDLEEGQEVEFDIEQAPKGPRATNVTRL from the coding sequence ATGGCAAAAGGTACGGTTGACTTTTTCAACGACACCGGCGGTTACGGATTCATCAAAACTGAAGACGCGGACGACGACGTGTTCTTCCACATGGAAGACGTCGGCGGCCCGGACCTCGAAGAGGGTCAGGAAGTGGAGTTCGACATCGAGCAGGCCCCGAAGGGCCCGCGCGCGACGAACGTCACCCGACTGTAA